One window from the genome of Thalassospira xiamenensis M-5 = DSM 17429 encodes:
- a CDS encoding beta-ketoacyl-[acyl-carrier-protein] synthase family protein: MTPGTLYLSALGIVSALGTGIDETRATLFGDRPADMIARDGFLPDRATILGTVVTDPAPLPENLARHDTRNNRLLWAATQQIETDITDLIADIGRDRIGVIIGTSTSGIEEGTTDYEATLDGGAFPETFLYSHQEIGSPADFLRDAFDLGGPSYAISTACSSSAKGFAAGARLINTGLCDAVLVGGVDSLCRLTVRGFDALQSVSNGICNPMSINRDGINIGEGAAIFILRRNAGDIELLGVGESSDAHHPNAPHPDGRGAAIAMQNALANAKLKPSDIDYINLHGTATPLNDGMEARAVCDVLGANAQASSTKPITGHTLGAAGAIEAAMLWLSLCDAADGAPLPRHIWDGASDPEIPDINLVTEPGTRLAPADRLAMMSNSFAFGGSNVSVILGRGWNRGNRA; this comes from the coding sequence ATGACGCCGGGCACGCTCTATCTTTCCGCCCTTGGCATCGTATCGGCCCTTGGCACCGGGATCGATGAAACCCGCGCAACCCTGTTTGGCGACCGCCCGGCGGATATGATCGCGCGCGATGGCTTCCTGCCCGACCGCGCCACGATCCTTGGCACTGTCGTCACCGATCCGGCCCCTCTGCCCGAAAACCTTGCCCGTCACGATACCCGCAACAACCGCCTGCTTTGGGCCGCAACGCAGCAGATCGAAACCGACATCACCGATCTGATTGCCGATATTGGCCGCGACCGCATTGGCGTCATCATCGGCACCAGCACATCGGGCATCGAAGAAGGCACAACCGATTACGAAGCCACCCTTGATGGCGGGGCCTTCCCTGAAACGTTCCTGTATAGCCATCAGGAAATCGGATCACCCGCTGATTTCCTGCGCGACGCCTTTGATCTTGGCGGGCCGTCTTACGCGATTTCAACCGCCTGCTCATCCAGTGCCAAGGGTTTTGCCGCCGGGGCGCGCCTGATCAATACCGGGCTGTGTGATGCGGTTCTGGTCGGCGGCGTCGATAGCCTCTGCCGTCTGACCGTGCGCGGCTTTGATGCCCTGCAATCGGTATCAAACGGCATTTGTAATCCCATGAGCATCAATCGCGACGGTATCAATATCGGCGAAGGGGCCGCGATCTTCATCCTCCGCCGTAATGCGGGCGACATCGAATTGCTCGGTGTCGGTGAAAGCTCCGACGCCCATCACCCCAACGCCCCGCATCCCGATGGCCGGGGGGCGGCAATAGCCATGCAAAACGCGCTGGCCAATGCCAAACTCAAACCATCCGACATCGACTATATCAATCTGCATGGCACCGCGACCCCGCTTAATGACGGGATGGAGGCACGTGCGGTTTGCGATGTCTTGGGGGCCAATGCCCAGGCAAGCTCCACCAAACCCATAACCGGCCATACGCTGGGCGCTGCGGGTGCCATCGAAGCCGCGATGCTCTGGCTCTCGCTTTGCGATGCCGCCGATGGCGCGCCCCTGCCGCGCCATATCTGGGATGGTGCATCTGATCCCGAAATTCCCGACATCAATCTGGTGACCGAACCGGGCACGAGATTGGCGCCAGCGGATCGCCTCGCGATGATGAGCAACTCTTTTGCCTTTGGCGGCAGCAACGTCTCGGTCATTCTGGGCCGTGGCTGGAACCGGGGGAACCGCGCATGA
- a CDS encoding HAL/PAL/TAL family ammonia-lyase, whose product MNNSRTTVQFGDENLRIEDIVALAEQRALPVLSSDPEFTTRIKAGADFLDRELRDHGHIYGVTTGYGDSVSRRVPPELVAELPLHLSRFHGCGLGDILPSDQARAVLAVRLASLCTGYSGVSLDLLRQLAGLLEHDITPLIPEEGSVGASGDLTPLSYVAAALIGERDVLYRGQKMTALDALATSGLTPLTLRPKEALAIMNGTSVMTAMMCQAFVRADYLCRLTARITSLASIGLLGNPAHFDKRLFAAKPHPGQARIAAFIEDDLADLGANYTPARLQDRYSLRCAPHVIGVLADMMPTFRATLETELNSANDNPLIDVEGETILHGGHFYGGHVAFVADGMKTLIANLADLMDRQMALLVDTKFNHGLPSNLSGSDADRASINHGLKAVQIGVSAWTAEALKNTMPASVFSRSTECHNQDKVSMGTIAARDCLRILQLTEQVAAANLIAVKQAITLRLKNGDIKPEQLGSDITAFLDALGNDIPFIAEDQPLEATLRLLIDRIQSRHWALYGGDLAS is encoded by the coding sequence ATGAATAACAGCCGCACCACTGTGCAGTTTGGCGATGAAAACCTGCGCATCGAAGATATCGTTGCCCTTGCCGAACAGCGTGCCCTGCCCGTCCTGTCATCCGACCCGGAATTCACCACCCGCATTAAGGCCGGGGCCGATTTCCTTGATCGGGAATTGCGCGATCACGGCCATATTTACGGGGTCACCACCGGCTATGGCGATTCCGTATCGCGCCGCGTGCCGCCCGAACTGGTCGCCGAACTGCCGCTTCATCTCAGCCGTTTTCACGGTTGCGGCCTTGGCGATATCCTACCCTCCGATCAGGCGCGCGCTGTCCTTGCCGTCCGGCTTGCATCCCTTTGCACCGGCTATTCCGGTGTCAGCCTTGATCTTCTGCGCCAGCTTGCAGGTCTTCTCGAACACGACATCACACCCCTGATCCCCGAAGAAGGATCGGTCGGCGCCAGCGGCGATCTCACCCCGCTTTCCTACGTGGCCGCCGCCCTGATCGGCGAACGCGACGTGCTGTATCGCGGCCAGAAAATGACCGCATTGGATGCCCTTGCCACGTCCGGGTTAACGCCGTTAACGCTCCGCCCCAAGGAAGCCCTGGCGATCATGAATGGCACATCGGTCATGACCGCCATGATGTGTCAGGCATTCGTGCGTGCGGATTACCTCTGCCGATTGACAGCACGCATCACGTCGCTCGCCTCTATCGGGTTGCTCGGCAATCCCGCCCATTTTGACAAACGCCTGTTTGCCGCCAAACCCCATCCGGGGCAGGCCCGCATTGCCGCCTTTATCGAGGATGACCTTGCCGATCTGGGAGCGAATTATACCCCGGCCCGGTTGCAGGATCGTTATTCGCTGCGCTGTGCGCCGCATGTCATCGGCGTTCTCGCCGACATGATGCCGACCTTCCGCGCAACGCTTGAAACCGAGCTCAACAGTGCGAATGACAACCCGCTGATAGATGTCGAAGGCGAAACCATCCTGCATGGTGGTCATTTCTATGGCGGCCATGTTGCCTTTGTCGCCGATGGCATGAAAACCCTGATCGCCAATCTGGCCGATCTGATGGATCGGCAGATGGCGCTTCTGGTCGATACCAAATTCAATCATGGCCTGCCATCCAACCTGTCGGGATCTGATGCGGATCGCGCTTCGATCAATCATGGGCTGAAGGCCGTGCAGATCGGCGTTTCCGCCTGGACGGCAGAGGCATTGAAAAACACCATGCCCGCCAGCGTCTTTTCGCGCTCGACCGAATGCCACAATCAGGACAAGGTCAGCATGGGAACGATTGCCGCGCGTGATTGCCTGCGCATCCTGCAACTGACCGAACAGGTCGCGGCTGCCAACCTGATTGCCGTCAAACAGGCGATCACGCTGCGTCTTAAAAACGGTGACATCAAACCCGAACAACTTGGCAGTGATATCACCGCCTTCCTTGATGCGCTTGGCAACGACATCCCCTTCATCGCCGAAGATCAGCCGCTCGAAGCAACCCTTCGCCTTCTGATCGACCGCATTCAATCGCGCCACTGGGCGCTTTATGGCGGGGATCTGGCATCATGA
- a CDS encoding glycosyltransferase family 2 protein yields the protein MKICAVIPTHNHHDVLGDVVARLREYDLPVIIIDDGSNTQTHDVVAALHDPENDITCLHLDENGGKGVAVMTGLAMAERAGFTHAIQVDADGQHNLDRIKEMIRIAQEDPTALVTGLPVYDDSIPQKRRIGRWISHVWVWIETLSTHIRDSMCGFRVYPVSESLAVWREEGCGHKMDFDTELMVRLYWRGVPVHHVPTEVTYPENNTSNFRMWKDNVLISWMHTRLFFGMLARLPGFIARGGHFGQKHRTGIDPEKHPETIGAPAKHWSEIDERGIYWGIRFLGAVYRYGRRRLCLVVMFPVITYFFATGRVARRASQDFLSRVAAITGQPKPGLRDSFRHFMNFGESALDKIAAWSGEMKIDDLDLPNHADSLFSYIPRDQAVILFVSHFGNIELVRAIASRDRDFRVNVLLHQKNAARFGRVLQKFAPQSQVDLIEVTDIGPDTAMLLREKVERGEWVVIAADRVAIGARDKSVRVPFLGDPAPFPQGPFVLAHLLQCPVYMVAAWRNGKRFEIVWEKLADQITLPRANRIGKITEYAGQYANWLEKLVVTKPLQWFNFYDFWAKKKDENE from the coding sequence ATGAAAATCTGTGCCGTCATCCCGACCCATAACCATCATGATGTACTTGGCGATGTGGTGGCGCGTCTGCGCGAATATGACCTTCCGGTGATCATTATTGATGACGGGTCAAACACGCAAACACACGATGTTGTCGCCGCCCTGCACGATCCCGAAAACGACATCACTTGCCTGCATCTGGACGAAAATGGCGGCAAGGGTGTGGCGGTAATGACCGGCCTTGCCATGGCCGAACGCGCCGGTTTCACCCACGCCATTCAGGTCGATGCCGATGGGCAGCATAACCTTGACCGGATCAAGGAAATGATCCGCATCGCACAAGAAGACCCAACGGCGCTTGTCACCGGCCTTCCGGTCTATGATGACAGCATCCCGCAAAAACGCCGTATCGGGCGCTGGATTTCCCATGTCTGGGTCTGGATCGAAACATTGTCGACCCACATCCGCGACAGCATGTGCGGCTTTCGCGTGTACCCGGTTTCCGAAAGCCTTGCCGTCTGGCGCGAAGAAGGCTGCGGCCATAAAATGGATTTCGACACCGAACTGATGGTACGCCTTTACTGGCGCGGTGTCCCCGTCCATCACGTCCCGACCGAAGTCACCTACCCCGAAAACAACACGTCTAACTTCCGCATGTGGAAGGACAATGTCCTGATAAGCTGGATGCACACCCGGCTGTTCTTTGGCATGCTGGCCCGCCTGCCGGGATTTATTGCGCGTGGTGGCCATTTCGGGCAGAAACACCGCACTGGTATTGATCCCGAAAAACATCCCGAAACCATCGGAGCCCCCGCCAAACACTGGTCGGAAATTGACGAACGCGGCATTTACTGGGGCATCCGGTTCCTCGGCGCGGTTTATCGTTATGGCAGACGTCGGCTGTGTCTGGTGGTGATGTTTCCGGTCATCACTTATTTCTTTGCCACCGGCCGGGTCGCGCGCCGCGCCTCACAGGATTTCCTGTCGCGCGTTGCCGCCATCACCGGTCAACCCAAACCGGGCCTGCGTGACAGTTTCCGCCATTTCATGAATTTCGGCGAAAGTGCTCTGGATAAAATCGCCGCATGGTCGGGCGAAATGAAGATTGATGATCTTGATCTGCCCAACCACGCCGACAGCCTGTTTTCCTATATCCCGCGCGATCAGGCCGTCATCCTGTTCGTCTCGCATTTTGGCAATATCGAACTGGTGCGTGCGATTGCCAGCCGCGACCGCGATTTTCGCGTCAATGTGCTGCTGCATCAAAAAAACGCCGCCCGCTTTGGCCGCGTCTTGCAAAAATTCGCCCCGCAAAGCCAGGTCGATCTGATCGAAGTCACCGATATCGGCCCCGATACCGCGATGCTGCTGCGTGAAAAGGTCGAACGCGGCGAATGGGTCGTCATTGCAGCGGACCGCGTTGCCATTGGCGCACGCGATAAATCGGTGCGCGTCCCGTTTCTGGGCGATCCGGCTCCGTTCCCGCAGGGGCCGTTTGTTCTGGCCCATCTGCTGCAATGCCCGGTCTATATGGTTGCGGCATGGCGCAATGGGAAACGCTTTGAAATCGTCTGGGAAAAACTGGCCGATCAAATCACCCTGCCGCGCGCCAACCGCATCGGTAAAATCACCGAATATGCCGGGCAATATGCCAACTGGCTTGAAAAGCTTGTTGTTACAAAACCGCTGCAATGGTTCAATTTCTATGACTTCTGGGCGAAGAAAAAGGACGAGAATGAATAA
- a CDS encoding DUF3261 domain-containing protein — MPDLTMPDFSMPDVFTSTPAQTVMLDEGYEFTLPEQPWTDDDTIDVTQQVTANWKNTSSNETETGTFQARISLERDHARIVMIDDLGRRAIDIDWSTDALSVQTADWLPATLDAKRMLADIVMVYWPLDVVRDALPRDLSIRETMGERTLRIDSNGRFYARIERPVRDVWQGFAKIRNERFGYVITIQSKHTGSSS; from the coding sequence ATGCCCGATCTGACAATGCCCGACTTTTCCATGCCCGATGTCTTCACATCAACACCGGCGCAAACCGTGATGCTTGACGAGGGCTATGAATTCACCCTGCCCGAACAGCCATGGACCGATGATGACACCATCGACGTCACCCAGCAGGTCACCGCAAACTGGAAAAACACCAGCAGCAACGAAACCGAAACCGGCACCTTTCAGGCCCGCATATCGCTTGAACGCGATCACGCCCGCATCGTCATGATCGATGATCTGGGCCGTCGCGCGATTGATATCGACTGGTCGACCGATGCCCTGTCGGTCCAAACCGCCGACTGGCTGCCCGCAACACTTGATGCCAAACGCATGCTTGCCGATATCGTCATGGTCTATTGGCCGCTCGATGTCGTGCGCGATGCCCTGCCCCGCGATCTGTCGATCCGCGAAACCATGGGTGAGCGCACGCTTCGCATCGATAGCAACGGACGCTTCTATGCCCGGATCGAACGCCCGGTACGCGATGTCTGGCAGGGTTTTGCCAAAATCCGCAACGAACGTTTCGGCTATGTCATCACGATCCAGTCAAAACACACTGGATCGTCGTCATGA
- a CDS encoding LolA family protein, translating to MIPIRRLIASVATAILLTASMIGTARADDIPAPATIGTEQYLGGSFTMDRHLDGFEKPLTSNGDFVLSPARGLVWRTLQPFPGTTILDDHGITRIDDQGNRDELARGDQFRQFVELISAVLAGNWQPLEQRFDITRDTTEQGAWQVILTPKDGSTIQNQISKITATGTDFVENVRLEKPTGDHDAITLSDQALQSLPLPPEFAALLTGTGQ from the coding sequence TTGATTCCGATCCGCCGCCTGATCGCATCCGTCGCAACCGCCATCCTGCTGACTGCCAGCATGATCGGCACCGCACGGGCGGATGACATTCCGGCCCCGGCGACCATCGGTACCGAACAATATCTTGGCGGCAGTTTCACCATGGACCGCCATCTTGACGGCTTTGAAAAACCGCTCACCTCGAACGGCGATTTCGTCCTGTCCCCGGCACGCGGGCTGGTCTGGCGCACGTTGCAACCCTTCCCCGGCACCACAATCCTTGATGATCACGGCATCACCCGGATCGATGATCAGGGCAACCGCGACGAACTGGCCCGCGGTGATCAGTTCCGCCAGTTTGTTGAACTGATTTCGGCTGTGCTTGCCGGAAACTGGCAACCGCTGGAACAGCGTTTTGACATCACCAGGGACACAACCGAACAGGGCGCATGGCAGGTCATCCTGACGCCAAAGGATGGCAGCACCATCCAAAACCAGATCAGCAAAATCACCGCCACCGGCACCGATTTTGTTGAAAATGTCCGACTGGAAAAACCGACCGGCGACCATGATGCCATCACCCTTTCGGATCAGGCATTGCAAAGCCTGCCGCTGCCGCCCGAATTTGCCGCCCTTCTGACCGGAACAGGTCAGTAA
- a CDS encoding acyl-CoA thioesterase, producing MISASVSETIQFYHLDPMNVVWHGNYVQFFENARCALLDQIDYNYPQMDASGYVWPVVDMRVKYVRPCTFGQNITITATLREYENRLKIDYLVSDSKTGEKLTKGFTIQVAVEKSSGEMLYRSPDFFIEKMEALV from the coding sequence ATGATCAGCGCATCGGTCAGTGAAACCATCCAGTTCTATCACCTTGATCCGATGAATGTCGTCTGGCACGGCAATTACGTGCAGTTCTTTGAAAATGCCCGCTGCGCGCTGCTGGATCAGATCGACTACAATTATCCGCAAATGGATGCGTCGGGCTATGTCTGGCCGGTGGTGGATATGCGGGTCAAATATGTCCGTCCCTGCACCTTCGGGCAAAACATCACGATCACCGCGACGCTCCGCGAATATGAAAACCGGCTTAAAATCGACTATCTCGTCAGCGACAGCAAAACCGGTGAAAAACTGACCAAGGGCTTCACCATTCAGGTCGCGGTCGAAAAATCCAGCGGCGAAATGCTTTATCGCAGCCCCGATTTCTTCATCGAAAAGATGGAGGCCCTTGTTTGA
- a CDS encoding beta-hydroxyacyl-ACP dehydratase, which translates to MNASVKPAFPPVETLVPHAAPMLLIDRILAADAESLTAEVRITKNSLFFTPMHGVPVYVGIEYIAQSVAAYSGWRAQSAAPGTAPKIGYLLGTRKMTMACDGFADGDVLVIHVQNIFEDGEMGVFDGEVRKGDEILVSARINVYQPDDAATPSETPTSNQETTKP; encoded by the coding sequence ATGAATGCGTCTGTAAAACCGGCCTTCCCACCGGTCGAAACACTGGTGCCGCACGCGGCCCCCATGCTTCTGATCGACCGCATTCTCGCTGCCGACGCCGAAAGCCTGACGGCCGAAGTCCGCATCACCAAAAACAGCCTGTTCTTCACCCCCATGCACGGCGTCCCCGTCTATGTCGGGATTGAATATATCGCCCAGTCGGTGGCGGCCTATAGCGGCTGGCGCGCCCAGTCTGCTGCCCCCGGCACAGCACCCAAAATCGGTTATCTGCTCGGCACGCGCAAAATGACCATGGCATGCGATGGCTTTGCCGATGGCGATGTACTTGTCATCCATGTGCAGAACATTTTCGAAGACGGCGAAATGGGTGTGTTTGACGGTGAAGTTCGCAAAGGCGATGAAATCCTTGTGAGTGCGCGCATCAATGTCTATCAGCCCGACGACGCAGCAACCCCATCCGAAACCCCAACCAGCAACCAAGAAACGACAAAGCCATGA
- a CDS encoding NAD(P)/FAD-dependent oxidoreductase, translated as MRPDCDIAIIGAGPAGSVIAKFLHDAGMAVTVLEAETFPRFVIGESLLPNCMNVLERAGLLDAVTDAGFQFKNGAVFECGPQYMSIDFRQNFEPSACWGTTFQVKRARFDQILAAETARAGVDIRFGHRVTSAQLADGDCRLGFTDENGNPGELRAGFVVDASGYGRVLPRMLGLARPGKSIERRALFTHMRDHITDPGYDREKILITMHPTRHEIWYWLIPFSDGTSSVGAIYPDNDPAFVGMSDQEIFNQLINDTRLGSLLAKAEPIRDLNSIAGYSAQSENLFGDGYVLLGNSAGFLDPVFSSGVTIALHSAELAAKALIARHNRKSVDWNLDFADPLSKGVDTFRAYVDAWYDGRLQTIIFNQPDDDSQLKRMVVSILAGYAWNMENPLVAKTERYLEMLHDLCAPSS; from the coding sequence GTGAGACCCGATTGCGATATCGCCATCATCGGTGCCGGGCCTGCCGGATCGGTCATTGCCAAATTCCTGCATGATGCCGGCATGGCCGTTACCGTGCTCGAAGCCGAAACCTTCCCGCGCTTCGTGATCGGCGAAAGCCTGCTGCCCAACTGCATGAATGTGCTGGAACGCGCGGGTCTTCTGGATGCCGTGACCGATGCCGGGTTCCAGTTTAAAAACGGTGCCGTCTTCGAATGCGGCCCCCAATATATGTCGATTGATTTCCGCCAGAATTTCGAACCATCCGCTTGCTGGGGCACCACGTTTCAGGTTAAGCGCGCACGCTTTGATCAGATTCTCGCAGCCGAAACCGCCCGCGCCGGGGTCGATATCCGCTTTGGCCACCGCGTCACATCCGCACAACTTGCCGATGGCGATTGCCGCCTTGGCTTCACCGATGAAAATGGCAATCCGGGTGAACTGCGCGCCGGGTTCGTGGTCGACGCCAGCGGCTATGGCCGGGTTCTGCCCCGGATGCTCGGCCTTGCCCGGCCCGGCAAGTCGATTGAACGCCGTGCCCTCTTCACCCATATGCGCGATCACATCACCGATCCCGGCTATGACCGCGAAAAAATCCTGATCACGATGCATCCGACCCGTCATGAAATCTGGTACTGGCTGATCCCGTTTTCCGATGGCACCTCGTCCGTCGGCGCGATCTATCCCGATAATGACCCGGCCTTTGTCGGCATGTCGGATCAGGAAATTTTCAATCAACTGATCAACGATACACGCCTTGGTTCGCTGCTTGCCAAGGCAGAACCGATCCGTGACCTCAATTCCATCGCCGGATATAGCGCGCAGTCGGAAAACCTTTTTGGCGATGGTTATGTCCTGCTCGGCAATTCGGCGGGCTTCCTTGATCCGGTCTTTTCATCGGGGGTCACCATTGCCCTGCATTCCGCCGAACTGGCCGCCAAGGCCTTGATCGCGCGTCATAATCGCAAGTCTGTTGACTGGAACCTGGATTTCGCCGACCCGCTATCAAAGGGGGTCGATACGTTCCGGGCTTACGTCGATGCATGGTATGATGGACGGTTACAGACGATTATTTTCAATCAGCCCGATGACGATTCACAACTGAAACGTATGGTCGTTTCGATCCTTGCAGGTTATGCATGGAACATGGAAAACCCGCTGGTCGCCAAAACCGAACGCTATCTTGAGATGTTGCACGATCTATGCGCTCCGTCGTCGTAA
- a CDS encoding MMPL family transporter, whose amino-acid sequence MALRATLWALCLITMAVFATWQLRGGHTGIDADILSLIGQENAAPNGPQTDIATVRHLLANDGQQAIFMLSHSDRDTLETAATDFAGRIAALDGTQTITLPRHNDNRFADLMALYGPHANSLLSPSDREKLANGDAETLYRRAIQNLYSPATTLSSQSLKQDPFALLPAFLSDLGAKLGTGNDVIARDGQFYLPVMASLSPDLRSSGNDQKWVADANTALQSVTDATPGLSVAKTGQIFFAVAEATRAQSDVQRIAIIATIGILVMIGLVFYSPIPLFGALLVVGSGLLAGLAAVVAIFPAIHAIALVFGATMIGISVDYALHYLVLCSAAGSPTDRLHKIRPGLSLGLLTSVIGFGALSLSPTQLLSQIAVYSIAGLIAAYCSVLFLLPLIPARDVRPSSPIRKLHDGLQAILGKTFAPIRVRLIASAAIIITLALAAFLIPGNNDIRQFGHGNDALISDAGKIADILGLGGSPVFIRIDGDDPQNRLETGKAVRHALTPLIADNRLGGMIGLSDLIPSITRQTENRGLVTTGLYDRFGAALSNQLPVNITAPDMDAGYLVPDEDAAKTLPEITLLHSGGSDIIRLRNATDIDAIRLALADIQNVTLINPPTAISDQFAAYRLWAWIALGSALGVAAILAVLRYGFRTGIFVFAAPAGAILFAVLGGYVFGIDQSFFTTMALFLVFAIGADYVLFLAESRNSPHDDDTRLAVLLSLISSVLAFGLLATSSVPLVRDIGSVIAIGLIGAWFLAFWMTAPTETNHNTQTQNQRGQE is encoded by the coding sequence ATGGCATTGCGCGCAACCCTCTGGGCCCTGTGCCTGATCACAATGGCGGTTTTTGCCACTTGGCAATTGCGCGGCGGCCATACCGGGATCGATGCCGATATCCTGTCCCTGATCGGGCAGGAAAATGCCGCCCCAAACGGCCCGCAAACTGACATCGCCACCGTCCGTCATCTGCTGGCAAATGATGGTCAGCAGGCGATCTTCATGCTCTCGCATTCTGACCGCGACACACTTGAAACCGCCGCCACTGATTTCGCGGGCCGGATCGCGGCCCTTGATGGCACGCAAACCATCACCCTTCCCCGTCACAACGACAATCGCTTCGCCGACCTGATGGCGCTTTATGGCCCGCACGCCAACAGCCTGCTGTCACCCTCTGATCGCGAAAAACTGGCAAATGGCGACGCCGAAACCCTTTATCGCCGCGCCATTCAGAACCTCTATTCCCCGGCCACAACGCTCAGCAGCCAGTCGCTAAAACAGGACCCGTTTGCCCTGCTGCCCGCCTTCCTGTCCGACCTTGGCGCAAAGCTTGGCACCGGCAATGACGTGATCGCGCGCGATGGGCAATTTTACCTGCCGGTGATGGCAAGCCTGTCACCCGATCTGCGAAGCTCCGGCAACGATCAGAAATGGGTCGCAGATGCCAACACCGCCCTGCAATCCGTCACCGATGCCACCCCCGGCCTAAGCGTTGCCAAAACCGGCCAAATCTTCTTTGCCGTAGCAGAAGCCACCCGCGCGCAATCCGATGTGCAACGCATCGCCATCATCGCGACCATCGGCATCCTTGTGATGATCGGGCTGGTGTTCTACTCGCCCATCCCGCTTTTCGGTGCCCTTCTGGTCGTCGGCAGCGGCCTTTTGGCGGGGCTCGCCGCCGTGGTCGCAATCTTCCCGGCGATCCATGCGATTGCGCTGGTGTTCGGCGCGACCATGATCGGCATTTCGGTCGATTATGCCCTGCATTACCTTGTGCTGTGCTCTGCCGCTGGATCACCCACGGACCGGCTGCACAAAATCCGACCGGGGCTAAGCCTTGGCCTTCTGACATCCGTGATCGGCTTTGGCGCGCTATCGCTCAGCCCCACCCAATTGCTGTCCCAGATCGCGGTTTATTCCATCGCCGGTCTGATCGCGGCCTATTGTTCGGTGCTGTTCCTGCTGCCCCTGATCCCGGCCCGCGATGTCCGGCCATCCTCGCCGATCCGCAAACTGCATGACGGCTTGCAAGCTATCCTTGGCAAAACATTTGCCCCGATCCGCGTTCGCCTGATCGCAAGTGCCGCAATCATCATCACCCTTGCCCTTGCGGCGTTCCTGATCCCCGGCAATAACGATATCCGCCAGTTCGGTCACGGCAATGATGCGCTGATATCAGACGCCGGTAAAATCGCCGATATCCTTGGCCTTGGCGGCAGTCCGGTCTTCATCCGCATTGATGGCGATGATCCGCAAAACCGCCTTGAAACCGGCAAAGCGGTGCGGCATGCCCTGACACCGCTGATCGCCGATAACCGGCTTGGCGGCATGATCGGCCTGTCCGATCTGATCCCCTCGATCACCCGGCAAACCGAAAACCGGGGACTTGTCACAACCGGCCTTTATGATCGCTTTGGCGCGGCCCTGTCCAATCAGTTACCGGTCAATATCACCGCGCCGGACATGGATGCCGGTTACCTTGTCCCCGATGAAGACGCGGCAAAGACATTACCCGAAATCACCCTCCTGCATTCCGGCGGTTCGGACATCATCCGGCTTCGCAACGCCACCGATATCGATGCAATTCGTTTGGCCCTTGCCGATATCCAGAACGTCACCCTGATCAACCCGCCGACCGCGATCAGTGATCAGTTTGCCGCCTATCGCCTGTGGGCATGGATTGCCTTGGGCAGTGCGCTTGGTGTCGCCGCGATCCTCGCGGTGCTGCGTTACGGGTTTCGCACCGGCATCTTCGTTTTTGCCGCCCCCGCCGGGGCCATCCTGTTTGCGGTGCTGGGCGGTTATGTCTTTGGCATCGACCAAAGTTTCTTTACCACCATGGCGCTGTTTCTGGTCTTTGCCATCGGGGCGGATTACGTGCTGTTTTTGGCCGAAAGCCGCAACAGCCCCCATGATGACGACACGCGCCTTGCGGTGTTGCTGTCGCTGATCAGTAGCGTCTTGGCCTTTGGCCTTCTCGCCACATCATCCGTGCCGCTGGTGCGCGATATCGGATCGGTGATTGCCATCGGCCTGATCGGGGCGTGGTTCCTGGCCTTCTGGATGACCGCACCGACAGAAACCAATCATAACACCCAAACCCAAAACCAGCGGGGACAGGAATAG